The following are encoded in a window of Telmatobacter sp. DSM 110680 genomic DNA:
- a CDS encoding Shedu immune nuclease family protein — MTEIRTYPITDSFIGCDNPIKLETTTRTRRLFLPSFSKDSQGNVHLRGKFVYQKKGSVGWEDGDGLSLRGVQAGQAISFELDTDAMNKFLNGIGILLKMADLPSLKERSEKVSVAPQKSVIEINDEDLKPTIESLINKGYGGDFWAQLAALKPEEAERFADGQILRRRTASVREFEEAMRTMNWDESRWGEFFDDNRWIFGLGLRYQFLNQIQGQPLYGGKDLTGRGGQKGDYLHHTVGHEKFVVLVEIKRPNSPIFQANLRGQKYRNGVPGFDVEFANALSQVQVNARTWEIEGSQTEGNRERLEPEHIHTVHPRSLLIFGCTSELDSLVKRNCFEIFRGQLKNTEIVTYDELLSRAKFIIGEMSSASDPDE; from the coding sequence ATGACGGAAATTCGCACCTATCCCATAACAGACAGCTTCATTGGATGCGACAATCCGATCAAGCTTGAGACCACAACGAGGACTCGTCGGCTCTTCTTGCCCTCTTTTTCAAAGGATTCCCAGGGAAACGTGCACCTACGCGGCAAATTTGTCTACCAAAAGAAGGGGTCTGTGGGCTGGGAAGATGGAGATGGCCTTTCGCTTCGAGGAGTGCAGGCTGGGCAAGCGATCAGCTTCGAGTTAGATACCGACGCGATGAATAAATTTCTTAACGGCATTGGTATCTTGCTTAAGATGGCCGACCTTCCCTCACTCAAAGAACGTTCTGAGAAGGTCAGCGTTGCACCGCAAAAAAGTGTGATTGAAATCAACGATGAAGATCTGAAGCCCACTATCGAGAGCTTGATCAATAAGGGCTACGGTGGTGATTTTTGGGCTCAGTTGGCTGCTCTGAAACCGGAGGAGGCGGAAAGATTCGCCGACGGCCAGATTCTGCGGCGGCGCACCGCTTCTGTCAGAGAATTCGAAGAAGCAATGCGCACGATGAATTGGGATGAATCTAGGTGGGGAGAATTCTTTGATGACAATAGATGGATTTTTGGGCTCGGACTCCGTTACCAGTTCTTAAATCAGATTCAGGGACAACCGCTATATGGTGGAAAAGATCTCACTGGTCGGGGTGGCCAAAAAGGCGACTACCTCCATCACACTGTGGGCCATGAAAAATTCGTCGTACTCGTTGAAATCAAGCGGCCTAACTCTCCAATATTTCAAGCGAATCTAAGAGGACAAAAGTATCGAAACGGCGTTCCCGGATTCGATGTCGAGTTCGCGAATGCGCTGTCTCAAGTCCAAGTGAACGCTCGCACCTGGGAAATCGAAGGAAGTCAGACGGAAGGGAATAGGGAGCGGCTTGAGCCCGAGCATATTCACACAGTCCATCCACGCTCGCTACTCATCTTTGGATGCACCAGCGAACTCGATTCGTTGGTGAAGCGGAATTGCTTTGAGATCTTCAGGGGGCAGCTTAAGAACACCGAGATAGTGACTTACGACGAGTTGCTAAGCAGGGCAAAATTCATCATCGGAGAGATGTCAAGCGCATCCGATCCGGACGAATAG
- a CDS encoding DUF6496 domain-containing protein, translating into MATRKATKKKSTARSSSAKKSTRSSATKKSSSRKSVAKKSSSRKYSPSAGKNVETEMREMKKGKLKSGRSGKKVTNPKQAIAIGLSEARKQGKKVPAKKS; encoded by the coding sequence ATGGCAACCAGGAAGGCAACCAAAAAGAAATCCACCGCACGCAGCAGTAGCGCAAAAAAGAGCACGCGCAGTTCCGCGACAAAGAAATCCAGTTCTAGAAAATCAGTCGCGAAGAAATCATCCAGCCGTAAATATTCACCATCTGCTGGGAAGAACGTTGAAACCGAAATGCGTGAGATGAAGAAGGGAAAGCTGAAATCGGGACGCAGCGGCAAGAAGGTTACGAATCCGAAACAGGCCATTGCGATTGGGCTGTCGGAAGCGCGCAAGCAGGGAAAGAAAGTCCCGGCGAAGAAGTCGTAA
- the tpiA gene encoding triose-phosphate isomerase gives MARKKLIAANWKMYKTPAEAKAFVDAFLPLVAGHTRDEIALFPSPVLLPTVIAAAKDSNVAVGCQNIHFAEEGAYTGETSVGQLIAVGGTHTLIGHSERRQYFAETDEIVNKKLHTALKHGIVPIVCVGEVLAEREAGKTESVLKTQVTGAFANITAEAAAPIVIAYEPVWAIGTGKTATPEMAVEAHKIIRAEVTKLLGADVAAKMRILYGGSVKPDNATALCGQEEIDGALVGGASLKPDSFTAIVKY, from the coding sequence ATGGCCCGTAAGAAACTGATTGCTGCCAATTGGAAGATGTACAAGACGCCGGCTGAAGCCAAGGCGTTTGTCGATGCATTTTTGCCGCTCGTCGCTGGACACACGCGCGATGAAATCGCCCTTTTCCCGTCGCCGGTTCTGCTGCCCACGGTGATTGCAGCCGCCAAGGACTCCAACGTTGCGGTCGGCTGCCAGAATATCCACTTTGCCGAAGAAGGCGCTTACACTGGCGAGACTTCCGTCGGCCAGTTGATCGCGGTGGGTGGAACGCATACGCTGATCGGACACTCCGAACGGAGGCAGTATTTTGCGGAGACCGACGAGATCGTGAACAAGAAGCTGCATACGGCGCTCAAGCACGGCATCGTACCCATCGTCTGCGTAGGAGAAGTCCTGGCGGAGCGCGAAGCCGGCAAAACTGAATCCGTGCTCAAGACGCAAGTCACAGGCGCGTTCGCAAACATCACCGCCGAAGCTGCTGCTCCAATCGTGATCGCATACGAGCCGGTGTGGGCAATCGGTACCGGCAAGACCGCAACGCCGGAGATGGCTGTCGAAGCGCATAAGATCATTCGCGCTGAAGTTACCAAGCTGTTGGGCGCCGATGTGGCTGCGAAGATGCGGATCCTCTACGGCGGCAGCGTGAAGCCCGACAATGCAACGGCTCTCTGCGGTCAGGAAGAGATTGACGGCGCACTGGTTGGCGGCGCCAGCCTCAAGCCTGACTCGTTCACAGCAATCGTGAAGTACTAA
- a CDS encoding Rieske (2Fe-2S) protein: MSDFVRICSQGELPAAGTVREVTVAGRALCVANVDGKISVLDGTCPHEGGPLGEGSIEGGKVVCPWHAYAFDVHTGANDEDPDVNAVVIEATVEDGELRGKL; this comes from the coding sequence ATGTCAGACTTTGTGCGGATTTGTTCTCAGGGAGAGTTACCTGCGGCAGGCACGGTGCGGGAAGTCACAGTCGCGGGCCGGGCGCTCTGCGTGGCCAACGTCGACGGAAAGATTAGCGTGCTCGATGGAACCTGTCCGCACGAAGGTGGTCCGCTAGGCGAGGGATCGATCGAAGGCGGCAAGGTGGTTTGCCCCTGGCATGCATATGCCTTCGATGTGCACACCGGCGCGAACGACGAAGATCCGGATGTGAATGCTGTGGTGATCGAGGCCACGGTCGAAGACGGCGAACTACGCGGAAAACTGTAG
- a CDS encoding POTRA domain-containing protein, whose translation MIRPRALQIALWLWVCFLPLAGAGTELWAQVPQDSKTPPTEQILASYEGQPVTSIDIAGRPDLNIDQFASQIAQKTGQPFAKENVDRSAAALKTAGKFQNVRVQVDPEADGLRVLFVIEPAVYYGMFHFPGAERFPYSRLVQVGNYTSQAPYNATEVEQDRQSLIHFFQEVGYFQAQVKTELKIDSQHGIVDVLFDSDPGRKAKFGAIDIAGLPPAETSALRHRLTTLLARARGAAIRNGKSYNRSTLTKASNYIQSRLAKDGFLAAQVKLQGAEYHADTNRADVHFSVNPGAKTNMVIAGAHLWPWTKKALLPEYQGVGVDEETVREGQQALVSYYQGKGYFDVKVTSEMTGDQERRSVVYHITKKKKHKVTDVRITGQSQLKSVDLEPHLAVEKKHLFSHGQFSDQLVRTSVNNLKAVYQSQGFSTVQVSSSVVNHGGDIQVAFHITEGPRDIVSSLSIEGASSFPQSQFAPNGLKVAVGQPYSQANVQADRASIVANYLKAGYLTSSFRETATQVSKNDPHHINVVYHIYEGPRVFTGEVLTLGRVHTQQRLINQDISSIKPDQPLTETNLLTAGSNLYDHTGVFDWSEVDPKSQITTQTSEDVVVKVHEAKRNEFTYGFGFEVINRGGSIPSGTVALPGLPPVGLPSGFKTSQVTFYGPRGTVQYTRNNLRGKGESLSFTGFAGRLDQRAGIYYINPNLRWSHWKATSSFTAERNEENPIFSSQQEIGSYQIQRFIDSAKKDLFFVRYTFNKTDLTRVEIPELVLEEDRHVRLSGFGANLTRDTRDNVLDEHKGVLNSLELDINSSKLGSSVDFAKLTTQAAYYKEKFHHIVWATSLRIGLAQPFANSRVPLSEAFFTGGGDSLRGFPLDGAGPQRAVSICTNAGPCACPGPDCAQINVPSGGNELLIINAEARIPVPLKKGLSVVPFYDGGNVFPRIGFHDFTSLYANNIGIGLRYSTPVGPIRFDLGYNFKPVPGTGAFQPFISIGQAF comes from the coding sequence TTGATACGTCCGCGAGCCCTGCAAATTGCGCTATGGCTTTGGGTGTGCTTTTTACCGCTGGCGGGCGCGGGCACAGAGTTGTGGGCCCAGGTCCCTCAGGACTCCAAGACCCCTCCCACGGAACAGATACTCGCTTCGTATGAGGGTCAACCGGTCACATCGATTGATATCGCGGGGCGCCCTGACCTGAACATCGATCAATTCGCGTCTCAAATTGCGCAAAAAACCGGCCAGCCTTTCGCCAAGGAAAACGTAGACCGCTCGGCAGCCGCGCTCAAAACTGCGGGGAAATTCCAGAACGTCCGCGTCCAGGTGGACCCTGAGGCGGATGGCCTGAGAGTGCTTTTCGTTATTGAGCCGGCCGTTTACTACGGGATGTTTCATTTTCCAGGCGCTGAGCGGTTTCCCTACTCGCGTCTGGTGCAGGTGGGGAACTACACCAGCCAGGCTCCATACAACGCGACCGAAGTGGAGCAGGATCGGCAGTCGCTCATCCACTTTTTTCAGGAAGTGGGCTACTTCCAGGCCCAGGTGAAAACCGAACTGAAGATCGACTCGCAGCATGGCATTGTCGATGTCTTGTTTGATTCCGATCCGGGTCGCAAAGCGAAGTTTGGCGCCATCGATATCGCGGGACTTCCGCCTGCGGAAACTTCAGCCTTGCGGCACCGCCTTACCACGCTGCTGGCGAGGGCGCGGGGTGCAGCCATTCGCAATGGCAAAAGTTATAACCGCTCCACGCTGACCAAGGCCAGCAACTACATCCAATCGCGATTGGCGAAGGATGGTTTTCTGGCGGCGCAGGTCAAGCTCCAGGGTGCCGAGTATCATGCCGATACCAATCGCGCCGATGTGCATTTCAGCGTGAATCCAGGCGCAAAGACCAACATGGTGATTGCAGGAGCGCACCTGTGGCCATGGACGAAGAAGGCTTTGCTGCCTGAGTACCAGGGCGTGGGAGTGGACGAGGAAACCGTGCGGGAAGGTCAGCAGGCGCTCGTCTCCTACTACCAGGGCAAAGGCTACTTCGACGTGAAGGTAACTTCAGAGATGACCGGCGACCAGGAGCGGCGGTCAGTTGTGTATCACATCACCAAGAAAAAGAAGCACAAGGTCACCGACGTCCGCATTACCGGTCAATCGCAACTGAAGTCAGTCGACCTGGAACCGCATCTTGCAGTCGAGAAGAAGCATTTGTTCTCGCACGGCCAGTTCAGCGATCAACTTGTCCGCACCAGCGTGAACAACCTCAAGGCGGTCTACCAGTCGCAGGGATTCAGCACCGTGCAGGTCAGTTCGTCCGTTGTGAATCATGGCGGGGACATCCAGGTTGCGTTTCACATCACTGAGGGGCCGCGCGACATCGTGAGTTCACTCTCGATTGAGGGTGCCAGCTCATTTCCGCAGTCGCAATTCGCGCCAAATGGACTGAAGGTCGCGGTAGGTCAACCGTATTCGCAAGCGAATGTTCAGGCCGATCGCGCTTCCATCGTCGCCAACTATCTCAAGGCCGGCTATCTGACCTCGAGCTTTCGCGAGACAGCCACCCAGGTCTCAAAAAATGATCCGCACCACATCAACGTCGTGTACCACATCTACGAGGGTCCGCGCGTGTTTACGGGAGAGGTCCTGACGTTGGGTCGTGTGCATACGCAACAGCGACTGATTAATCAGGACATCTCATCCATCAAGCCTGACCAGCCGCTGACCGAAACGAATCTGCTGACAGCCGGCAGCAATCTTTACGATCATACCGGGGTGTTTGACTGGTCGGAAGTCGACCCCAAAAGTCAGATCACCACGCAGACCAGCGAGGATGTCGTGGTGAAAGTGCACGAAGCCAAGCGCAATGAGTTTACGTATGGATTCGGTTTTGAAGTGATCAACCGAGGCGGCAGCATTCCCAGCGGAACCGTCGCTCTGCCGGGGTTACCGCCCGTCGGCTTGCCTTCCGGATTTAAGACGAGTCAGGTCACGTTTTACGGACCGCGTGGGACGGTGCAATACACGCGCAATAATCTACGCGGCAAAGGCGAGTCACTTTCCTTCACGGGATTTGCCGGGCGCCTCGATCAGCGCGCTGGGATTTACTACATCAATCCGAATCTGCGATGGTCGCACTGGAAGGCCACATCGTCCTTCACCGCTGAGCGCAATGAAGAGAACCCAATTTTCTCGTCACAGCAGGAGATTGGCAGTTACCAGATCCAGCGGTTTATCGACAGCGCCAAAAAGGATTTGTTCTTCGTCCGCTACACCTTCAACAAGACCGACCTGACTCGCGTAGAAATCCCCGAATTGGTTCTCGAAGAGGATCGGCATGTGCGTCTTTCTGGCTTTGGTGCGAACCTGACCCGCGACACGCGCGATAACGTGCTGGATGAACACAAGGGCGTGCTTAACTCGCTTGAGTTAGATATCAATTCCAGCAAGCTGGGCTCGAGCGTCGACTTTGCCAAGCTGACAACACAAGCTGCCTACTACAAGGAAAAGTTTCATCACATCGTATGGGCCACTAGTTTGCGCATTGGCCTGGCCCAGCCGTTCGCGAACAGCCGTGTGCCCTTGAGCGAAGCGTTCTTCACCGGCGGCGGCGACTCGCTGCGAGGTTTCCCACTGGATGGAGCTGGGCCGCAGCGCGCGGTATCAATATGCACGAACGCAGGCCCCTGCGCGTGCCCTGGTCCGGATTGCGCACAAATCAACGTGCCCAGCGGCGGAAACGAATTACTCATAATTAATGCGGAAGCGCGCATCCCTGTACCTCTCAAGAAGGGGCTGAGCGTTGTACCCTTTTATGACGGCGGCAACGTCTTTCCTCGCATTGGCTTTCACGATTTCACTTCGCTTTATGCAAATAACATAGGAATTGGTCTGCGTTATTCAACACCTGTCGGCCCGATTCGCTTCGATCTCGGGTACAACTTCAAGCCCGTTCCAGGCACCGGCGCATTCCAACCCTTTATCAGTATTGGCCAGGCATTCTAA
- a CDS encoding alpha/beta hydrolase has protein sequence MSNAKTPKQGRAPVSSRTSAKRPSGSQGPSPPTVSAKWLLTTGALCLAGALICAWSTLCILFWQGSWQLLYHPSSAITSTPASANLPFESVGFATDAAGEPQLRGWWIPAPQAKHTAVYLHGADGNLGDSVNALARLHDAGLNVFAFDYRGYGQSHFAHPSEARWREDAEAALGYLTGTRHIPANAIVLVGRDLGANLALEVAGAHADLAGVVLEQPIESPTTVIFNDPRAHLVPAHLLANDRWQTTAAAGNLLIPSLWFYWTPERNADLERDKPEAYERAPARKVLVWLTNSSDERQQFESALTGWLDQLKTATR, from the coding sequence ATGAGCAACGCAAAGACTCCCAAACAAGGTCGAGCGCCGGTGTCTTCGCGCACTTCAGCGAAGCGTCCATCGGGCAGCCAAGGTCCCTCCCCGCCAACTGTCTCTGCAAAATGGCTGCTCACTACCGGAGCATTGTGCCTTGCGGGCGCGCTGATCTGCGCATGGTCCACGCTCTGCATTCTCTTCTGGCAGGGTAGCTGGCAATTGCTTTACCACCCGTCCTCGGCGATCACCAGCACACCGGCCAGCGCGAATCTTCCGTTTGAGTCCGTCGGTTTCGCCACCGATGCAGCGGGCGAACCGCAACTTCGAGGCTGGTGGATTCCCGCTCCGCAGGCGAAGCACACCGCTGTTTATCTCCATGGCGCTGACGGTAATCTCGGTGACTCGGTCAATGCCCTTGCGCGGCTGCACGATGCGGGGCTGAACGTCTTCGCCTTCGACTATCGCGGATATGGGCAAAGCCACTTCGCGCATCCCAGCGAAGCTCGATGGCGCGAAGACGCAGAAGCGGCACTCGGTTATCTCACGGGGACGCGGCACATTCCCGCTAATGCAATTGTGCTTGTCGGCAGAGATCTGGGCGCGAATCTTGCCCTGGAAGTTGCCGGGGCCCATGCAGACCTCGCCGGTGTAGTCCTCGAGCAGCCGATTGAATCACCCACGACGGTTATTTTCAATGATCCACGCGCACATCTGGTACCGGCACATCTGCTGGCAAACGATCGCTGGCAGACGACCGCCGCGGCGGGCAATTTACTGATTCCTTCTTTGTGGTTCTATTGGACACCCGAGCGAAACGCGGATTTGGAGCGTGACAAGCCAGAAGCTTACGAGAGGGCGCCTGCGCGCAAGGTGCTCGTCTGGTTAACCAATTCTTCGGATGAGCGACAGCAGTTTGAATCTGCTTTGACGGGCTGGCTCGACCAGCTCAAGACCGCCACGCGTTGA
- a CDS encoding HPF/RaiA family ribosome-associated protein, translating to MEVEFTARQVSIPKSVRSQAEEGLERVGRILGRTARASITFRAQRHLQIAELTIKARVQTIEAAGKADTLEGALRIAIQHAENQALKYRDRQFERKRMPKLDKVLTAPPVAHAKRGAQPEGLAENGKLTRAKVKTSIAVHSFPVSTTIVEPHIMTSGEAIAVKPMTIEEAVKDAEFRDRDLLIFRNRVGDLFVLHRRRDGQMELVEVP from the coding sequence ATGGAAGTGGAGTTCACCGCAAGGCAAGTAAGCATTCCCAAGTCTGTACGTTCTCAAGCCGAAGAAGGTTTGGAGCGGGTCGGCAGAATTTTGGGTAGAACCGCACGGGCCAGCATCACGTTTCGCGCGCAGCGACATCTCCAGATTGCAGAGTTGACCATCAAGGCGAGAGTGCAGACCATCGAGGCAGCCGGCAAGGCTGACACGCTTGAAGGGGCTTTGCGCATCGCCATCCAACACGCGGAAAATCAGGCCCTGAAGTATCGTGATCGCCAGTTTGAGCGTAAACGGATGCCCAAGCTGGACAAGGTCCTCACCGCTCCGCCAGTGGCTCATGCCAAGCGCGGCGCGCAGCCCGAGGGACTGGCGGAAAACGGCAAATTGACCCGCGCGAAGGTAAAAACATCAATCGCAGTACATTCCTTCCCGGTCAGCACGACCATTGTCGAGCCGCACATTATGACCAGCGGCGAAGCCATTGCCGTGAAGCCGATGACGATTGAGGAAGCAGTGAAAGACGCCGAATTCCGAGATCGTGATTTGCTCATCTTTCGCAACCGGGTCGGTGACTTGTTTGTGCTGCATCGCCGGCGCGATGGCCAGATGGAACTGGTTGAGGTTCCATAG
- a CDS encoding YihY/virulence factor BrkB family protein has product MDHRLKRRERRIWEIVAHSPLESLWNLQGVPVRVVAVRTWKALMCDRVFGHAAELGFYFLFALFPTLLCAGSILGLAARSAYQFYDKLLDYLAVVIPTAALGTVLSTFNETTAAATSGKVTFGLIAAIWSASVGISAIQDTLNAVYKIEDSRSYIVARIQAIGLTILLIIVVTLGLTSMLGGDYLARLAEHRIPEIALRTTAIIGFHLASWIVAGALLALTFAVLYYWAPDCKTRRWHWLTPGGAVGIAGWLLASLGLRAYLHFFNNYTVTYGSLGAVIILLTWFYITGLMLLLGAEINGQIEAAAAERILQEQTASSASSRILPFEPPHNLDVSSRGPSES; this is encoded by the coding sequence GTGGATCACCGACTGAAGCGCCGGGAACGGCGAATCTGGGAGATCGTGGCACATTCGCCGCTCGAATCACTGTGGAACCTGCAGGGAGTTCCGGTTCGGGTGGTAGCCGTGAGGACGTGGAAGGCCCTGATGTGCGACCGGGTCTTCGGTCACGCTGCCGAGCTTGGTTTCTACTTTCTTTTCGCGCTTTTCCCCACGTTGCTCTGCGCCGGATCCATCCTCGGCCTGGCTGCCCGTTCGGCTTACCAGTTCTACGACAAGCTGCTCGACTATCTGGCCGTCGTCATTCCTACTGCCGCCTTGGGAACGGTCCTGAGTACATTCAACGAAACCACCGCCGCTGCAACCTCGGGAAAGGTGACTTTCGGGCTGATCGCAGCCATCTGGTCGGCGTCGGTGGGCATTTCAGCTATCCAGGACACCCTGAACGCGGTCTACAAGATCGAAGATTCGCGTTCCTATATCGTGGCGCGTATTCAGGCAATCGGGCTCACCATCCTGCTCATCATCGTGGTGACACTAGGATTAACCTCCATGCTGGGAGGCGATTATCTCGCGCGACTGGCGGAGCATCGCATTCCGGAGATTGCTCTGCGCACGACGGCGATCATTGGTTTCCACCTGGCTAGCTGGATTGTGGCTGGTGCTTTGCTCGCATTGACGTTTGCGGTTCTCTACTACTGGGCGCCGGACTGCAAGACGCGGCGCTGGCACTGGCTCACTCCGGGCGGCGCCGTCGGAATTGCCGGTTGGCTGCTAGCGTCGCTTGGGCTGCGAGCCTACCTCCACTTCTTCAACAACTACACGGTGACCTATGGATCTCTGGGAGCCGTCATCATCCTACTGACGTGGTTCTACATCACCGGACTGATGCTGCTACTGGGGGCTGAGATCAACGGGCAGATTGAGGCCGCCGCGGCTGAGAGGATTTTGCAGGAGCAAACGGCCAGTTCGGCATCATCCCGGATTTTGCCCTTCGAGCCTCCTCACAATCTTGACGTCTCGTCGAGGGGACCCTCCGAATCGTAA
- the rapZ gene encoding RNase adapter RapZ: MVPPHPPARRSRSTQKVNASRPSKKELVILTGISGAGKASALKTFEDLGYQAVDNLPLELMPEFAGMVEKSKDIQRAAIVVDVREGQALDRLPDIIKRVKRVLPTRVVFLDAQDSVLVRRYSETRRPHPLRRSETVSRSIVEERQMLDSIRNVADTLIDTSRFNVHELRSEIQKRFGHEDQSKSLLVSCLSFGFKNGVPLDADMVFDVRFLPNPHFVPEFRDKTGLDPKVAAYVSGFPQTAEFLDKVTSLMLYLMPHYIKEGKSYLTVAIGCTGGQHRSVMMAEELAKRLSKAGYEAKSVHRDMPR, encoded by the coding sequence ATGGTTCCACCTCATCCGCCCGCGCGCCGCTCTCGATCAACTCAAAAGGTAAATGCATCCAGGCCTTCCAAGAAGGAGCTGGTCATTCTGACCGGGATTTCCGGGGCAGGAAAAGCTTCTGCGCTCAAGACATTCGAAGATCTTGGCTACCAGGCGGTCGATAATCTGCCGCTCGAGTTGATGCCGGAGTTTGCCGGCATGGTGGAAAAATCCAAAGACATTCAGCGCGCCGCCATTGTGGTGGACGTGCGCGAAGGCCAGGCGCTCGATCGACTGCCTGACATCATCAAGCGCGTCAAGCGAGTTTTGCCCACACGCGTCGTCTTTCTCGATGCCCAGGATTCCGTGCTGGTGCGGCGGTACTCTGAGACGCGCAGGCCTCATCCGCTGCGCCGCTCTGAAACGGTGTCGCGTTCCATCGTGGAAGAGCGCCAGATGCTCGACTCCATCCGCAATGTTGCCGATACGCTGATCGACACTTCGCGTTTTAATGTGCACGAACTCCGCTCCGAGATTCAGAAGCGCTTCGGACATGAAGATCAGAGTAAAAGCCTGCTGGTGTCGTGCCTGAGTTTTGGATTCAAAAACGGCGTTCCCCTCGATGCGGACATGGTCTTCGACGTGCGCTTTCTCCCGAATCCTCACTTCGTGCCGGAGTTTCGCGACAAGACGGGCCTCGATCCCAAGGTAGCAGCGTACGTGAGCGGCTTCCCGCAGACTGCGGAGTTTCTCGACAAGGTCACCAGCCTGATGCTCTACCTCATGCCCCACTACATCAAGGAGGGGAAGAGCTATTTGACCGTTGCGATCGGATGCACCGGCGGTCAGCACCGCAGCGTGATGATGGCCGAGGAACTCGCGAAACGGCTCTCAAAGGCCGGCTACGAAGCAAAGTCGGTCCACCGCGACATGCCTCGTTAA
- a CDS encoding acyltransferase family protein, translated as MTMPGSTDALLVHDAEPAIAVTRVAPQRDLYIDRLRSVLTALVIFHHTAITYGAIGGWFYNELHPSGSASSLLLTLFCATQQAYFMGFFFLLAGYFTPASLERKGYARFLGDRFLRLGVPLVAFGLFLGPVTDAMVNAAKGHGFWSTFVWLWNNKVFGNGPLWFAQALLIFTLGYCLWRVVLGSPLGASARTPSPLPAFRWWLLCAVGVGAGALAIRQFVPSGVNVIGLQLGYFSSYTFLFALGIAAWRNDWLRQLAWNNVRPWIIALVLAWPCLPIGLAVADSIYGPGKSNFGGGFTWPAVLYALWEPFVAWGLIAAWLLVARAFMNKPSQFWSWLNRRAYAVYIIHPVILVGISLLLHPWIAPALLKFAVTGTLSCITAWIVADPLVRIPGVRRIV; from the coding sequence ATGACCATGCCTGGAAGCACGGATGCTTTACTCGTCCACGACGCCGAGCCGGCAATCGCCGTCACTCGCGTAGCCCCGCAGCGCGACCTCTATATCGATCGCTTGCGCAGCGTGTTGACCGCACTAGTTATCTTTCATCACACTGCGATTACATACGGTGCCATCGGCGGGTGGTTTTACAACGAACTTCATCCATCTGGATCGGCCTCCAGCCTTCTCCTCACCCTCTTCTGCGCCACCCAACAGGCTTACTTCATGGGCTTCTTCTTTTTGCTCGCGGGTTATTTCACTCCTGCATCCCTCGAGCGCAAAGGGTATGCTCGCTTTCTCGGCGACCGTTTTCTACGACTTGGCGTGCCGCTCGTGGCCTTCGGTCTTTTTCTCGGCCCTGTGACCGACGCGATGGTCAATGCAGCCAAAGGTCATGGCTTCTGGTCCACTTTCGTCTGGCTTTGGAACAACAAAGTATTCGGAAACGGCCCTCTGTGGTTTGCCCAGGCGCTCCTGATCTTCACCCTTGGGTATTGCCTCTGGCGCGTGGTTTTGGGTTCACCTCTCGGCGCTTCTGCACGCACTCCATCGCCGCTTCCTGCATTTCGCTGGTGGCTTCTTTGCGCTGTGGGCGTTGGCGCAGGCGCGCTCGCCATCCGTCAATTTGTGCCTTCAGGTGTAAACGTCATTGGTCTGCAGCTCGGCTACTTTTCCAGTTACACCTTCCTCTTTGCACTCGGGATTGCAGCATGGCGCAATGATTGGCTGCGACAGCTTGCTTGGAATAATGTGCGCCCGTGGATCATTGCATTAGTGCTGGCGTGGCCGTGCCTCCCCATCGGCCTCGCCGTTGCGGACTCAATTTATGGACCAGGCAAATCCAACTTTGGCGGCGGCTTCACATGGCCCGCAGTCCTTTACGCACTTTGGGAACCCTTCGTTGCATGGGGCTTGATCGCCGCATGGTTACTGGTCGCGCGCGCATTCATGAACAAGCCATCGCAGTTCTGGTCGTGGCTTAATCGCCGCGCATACGCGGTTTACATAATTCATCCTGTAATTCTGGTTGGCATCAGCCTTCTGCTGCATCCGTGGATTGCACCCGCACTGCTCAAGTTCGCTGTCACTGGTACGCTATCGTGCATTACAGCGTGGATCGTTGCCGATCCACTTGTGCGCATTCCCGGTGTGCGACGCATTGTCTAG